The following coding sequences lie in one Drosophila sulfurigaster albostrigata strain 15112-1811.04 chromosome 2R, ASM2355843v2, whole genome shotgun sequence genomic window:
- the LOC133838896 gene encoding LOW QUALITY PROTEIN: small ribosomal subunit protein uS5m (The sequence of the model RefSeq protein was modified relative to this genomic sequence to represent the inferred CDS: deleted 1 base in 1 codon): MAGLLLKSIQRWKPSLRVGNFANLGGLSSNLLISRSTSFFNKLPAEDIWRGVTAVSNAGKKRGRGKGTGKKIAKDLNKGQAIGIGKKTCIWPGLNAPIIRGNELIHQQKHSENIDREKNIQKIRDSMGNFKQMKLNPIDRGWSGTKMPGRSIGPPDTVGEEEFTSFDTFVLENKIVFIMKGNMGRKRRYSVLSVTGNKNGLAGFALAKGPEVRTALRKSKNRAGQKLMSINLYENRTINHDFYTGFGKTKIFVSKKPDGYGLVCHRALQTICKAIGIRDLHAKIEGSTNLQHIVKAFFIGLMRQKTYQDIANESCLHIVESQMARNGYTEIKASPHMDPKNADNDRIIDFMQFTLGNKIVLEKKSVPPFYAQSMGYIKHEIKKERFRNQANVRLHKLVNNYNYNYS, translated from the exons ATGGCCGGATTACTATTAAAATCCATTCAGAGATGGAAGCCATCCCTTCGTGTGGgcaattttgcaaatttaggTGGATTATCATCGAATTTATTAATATCTCGTAGTACAAGCTTCTTTAATAAAT TGCCTGCTGAAGATATATGGCGCGGGGTAACAGCTGTTAGTAATGCTGGTAAAAAGCGAGGACGTGGAAAAGGCACaggaaaaaaaatagcaaaggACCTTAATAAAGGGCAAGCTATTGGCATTGGAAAAAAGACGTGTATTTGGCCGGGCTTAAACGCTCCAATCATTAGAGGCAACGAACTTATacatcaacaaaaacattcTGAAAACATTGATAGAGagaaaaacatacaaaaaattcGTGATTCTATGggaaatttcaaacaaatgaaattaaatccTATAGACCGCGGATGGTCTGGAACCAAAATGCCTGGTCGTAGTATTGGGCCTCCCGACACTGTGGGGGAGGAAGAATTCACTTCATTCGATACATTTGtgcttgaaaataaaatagtttttataatgAAAGGAAACATGGGAAGAAAACGAAGATACTCGGTATTGTCGGTGACTGGAAATAAAAATGGCTTGGCTGGCTTTGCTTTAGCTAAGGGTCCAGAAGTTCGAACCGCTCTTCGAAAATCTAAAAATCGGGCTGGGCAAAAGTTGATGAGCATTAACCTTTATGAAAATAGAACCATAAATCACGACTTTTATACCGGGtttggaaaaacaaaaatatttgtttcaaaAAAACCTGATGGATATGGATTGGTATGTCATCGCGCTCTACAAACAATATGCAAGGCAATAGGGATAAGAGATTTACATGCAAAAATTGAAGGTTCAACAAATCTCCAACATATTGTAAAAGCGTTCTTTATTGGACTTATGCGCCAAAAAACGTACCAGGATATTGCAAATGAATCGTGTTTACATATTGTTGAAAGTCAAATGGCTAGAAATGGATATACAGAAATAAAAGCCAGTCCTCACATGGACCCTAAGAATGCAGATAACGACCGGATAATTGATTTTATGCAATTCACTTTAGGAAATAAAATAGTGTTA GAAAAAAAATCAGTTCCTCCATTTTACGCTCAATCAATGGGTTATATTaaacatgaaataaaaaaagagcgaTTTCGAAATCAAGCTAACGTACGATTACACAAACTTGTTAATAACTACAACTATAACTATTCTTAG